Proteins co-encoded in one Chaetodon auriga isolate fChaAug3 chromosome 9, fChaAug3.hap1, whole genome shotgun sequence genomic window:
- the cenpu gene encoding uncharacterized protein cenpu, producing the protein MSTKKRRGAKMRKVPQDESQKGSDQVDAPDLSAIERASFLEGLQLCHDNPLHSTAMEEDLNVLQEEQTNKGKAGRKDVAQTLKTTVKHSGAAVKRKEMERGEENEKKRGRRSAGEKVKARPETEGETKRKKGAPQGKRGELDVEKKKSDPSAVLLKNNPSTPPASRLKHLVGKKPSKRRSAGQTSAARPGKNQQMKTDKKRKSESGSGMSSDQQSHEESDTGMTQQKRKRVQSPDEEMVDEDMSSNQSPKKAKVYSLDKTSKSSSIRSKSRKSSSGSASAEADKINADTERRRRRGRRGETQFDVVLDSFLDFCQQYSESVESNAVKQSIESFSSNVKEQLLEKISSHKEFRALKKENAKVASLIRTKTQRLLDAKYELTRAERKAWLLQKEKAELKVRLADLRRGRAFLHDISELNRQYLEFRHKHPREQETYGASSLPALLLETKYIQPAVHQLGGKRDLKKD; encoded by the exons ATGAG taccaaaaagagaagaggagccAAAATGCGCAAAGTACCACAAGATGAGAGCCAA AAAGGTTCAGATCAGGTGGATGCTCCAGACCTGTCTGCTATAGAGAGAGCGAGCTTCCTGGAgggactgcagctctgtcacg ATAACCCTCTACACAGTACCGCCATGGAGGAAGATTTAAATGTCTTACAGgaagaacagacaaacaaaggaaaagctGGGAGAAAAGACGTTGCTCAGACACTGAAGACTACTGTTAAACATAGTGGAGCTGctgtgaagaggaaggagatggagaggggtgaagagaatgagaagaagagggggaggagaagtgCTGGAGAGAAGGTCAAAGCCAG GCCTGAGACGGAAGGAGAAACTAAGAGAAAGAAGGGGGCACCTCAGGGGAAAAGAGGAGAGTTAGatgtggagaagaagaaatcGGACCCAAGCGCTGtcctcctgaaaaacaacccaTCGACTCCACCAGCCAGCAGGCTCAAACATTTGGTTGGGAAGAAACCATCCAAGAGGAGGAGTGCCGGACAGACGTCTGCAGCGAG GCCGGGGAAGaatcagcagatgaagacagacaagaagagaaagagtgaaTCAGGAAGCGGAATGTCAAGTGACCAACAGTCACAT GAGGAATCTGATACTGGCATGACCCAGCAGAAACGCAAGAGAGTCCAGTCTCCTGATGAGGAGATGGTGGACGAGGACATGAGTTCG AATCAAAGTCCAAAGAAGGCCAAGGTGTATAGTTTGGACAAAACCAGCAAGTCTTCATCCATTAGGTCTAAATCCAGAAAGTCTTCATCAG GCAGTGCATCTGCAGAGGCAGACAAGATCAACGCCgatacagagaggaggaggagacgtgGTCGTCGGGGAGAAACACAGTTCGACGTGGTTCTGGATTCCTTCCTTGACTTCTGTCAACAGTACAG cgAGTCTGTGGAGTCTAACGCTGTCAAACAGTCCATCGAATCTTTCTCCTCCAATGTGAAAGAGCAACTCTTGGAAAAG aTCTCTTCTCACAAGGAGTTCAGGgctctaaaaaaagaaaatgccaaG gtggcATCTTTGATCcggacaaagacacagagactgtTGGATGCTAAATATGAGCTAACGAG GGCTGAGAGGAAGGCATGGTTACTGCAAAAGGAGAAAGCTGAACTCAAAGTCAGATTAGCTGATCTGAGACGAGGCCGAGCCTTTCTGCACGACATCAGTGAGCTCAACAGGCAGTACCTGGAATTCCGACACAAGCACCCCAGAGAGCAAGAGACg
- the LOC143325683 gene encoding long-chain-fatty-acid--CoA ligase 1-like codes for MLSQDFLQKLRLPDLDDVSEYIRSVSTPMLVSMGAVAAATTYYLATRPKALPPVCDLRMQSVEVPGGEFARRSVLLNGDGHLTHIYDDARTMYEFFLRGARVSNNGPCLGSRKPKQPYEWMSYREVMERTENLGSAFLHKGHSKTADSHIGIFSQNRPEWTISELACYTYSLVSVPLYDTLGTEAIGYIIDKAAISTIVCDVADKVNLVLDCVKDKGHSVKTIVLMETPSAELVSRGQQAGIHILSLQEMEALGKAHHHQPVPPRPEDLAIICFTSGTTGNPKGAMLTHGNLVSNCSAFIKITEVHCPLCPSDVHISFLPLAHMFERVVQGVMLVHGAKIGFFQGDIRWLTDDLNTLKPTVFPVVPRLLNRMYDKIFGQANNSLKRWLLGFAYKRKEAEIMKGIVRRDSIWDRLIFRKVQASLGGRVRLMITGAAPISPTVLSFLRAAIGCQFYEGYGQTECTAGCTLTMPGDWNAGHVGAPLPCNLVKLVDVPEMNYLAVNGEGEVCVKGPNVFQGYLKEPEKTVEAIDADGWLHTGDIGKWLPNGTLKIVDRKKHIFKLAQGEYIAPEKIENVYTRCDAVAQVYVHGDSLQACLVAVVVPDPDFLSSWTKRTLGLEGSYQELCGRAEVKAAIMEDMVRVGREGGLKSFEQVKAICIHTELFSIENGLLTPTLKAKRNEMRQHFRPQIDELYAGIKI; via the exons ATGCTGAGCCAGGACTTCTTGCAGAAGCTGAGGTTGCCAGATCTGGATGATGTCAGCGAGTACATCAGGAGTGTCTCCACCCCCATGTTGGTCAGCATGGGGGCAGTGGCTGCCGCAACAACTTACTACCTGGCAACACGGCCCAAGGCCCTCCCACCCGTGTGCGACCTCCGCATGCAGTCCGTTGAGGTTCCG GGTGGAGAGTTTGCACGCCGATCAGTCCTTCTGAACGGAGACGGTCACTTAACACATATTTACGACGACGCCAGAACGATGTATGAGTTCTTCCTCAGAGGGGCCCGAGTCTCCA ATAATGGCCCCTGTCTGGGCTCCAGGAAACCAAAACAGCCCTATGAATGGATGTCCTACAGAGAG gtaaTGGAGCGAACAGAGAATCTGGGTTCAGCATTTCTTCATAAAGGACACTCAAAGACCGCCGACTCCCACATTGGCATCTTCTCTCAGAACAGACCCGAG TGGACCATCAGTGAGCTGGCATGTTACACATATTCTCTGGTGTCAGTCCCTCTGTATGACACATTGGGAACAGAGGCCATTGGCTACATTATAGACAAAG CTGCCATCTCGACCATAGTGTGTGACGTAGCGGACAAAGTAAACCTGGTGCTGGACTGTGTTAAAGACAAGGGGCACTCGGTGAAAACCATCGTGCTCATGGAGACCCCCAGTGCCGAGCTGGTCAGCAGGGGCCAGCAGGCTGGAATCCACATCCTCAGCCTGCAGGAGATGGAG GCTCTGGGGAAAGCCCACCATCACCAACCAGTG CCTCCACGACCTGAGGACCTGGCTATCATCTGCTTCACCAGCGGAACAACag GAAACCCAAAGGGAGCTATGCTGACACATGGGAATCTTGTGTCTAATTGCTCAGCCTTCATCAAAATTACAGAG GTTCACTGTCCGTTGTGTCCCAGTGATGTCCATATTTCCTTCCTGCCCTTGGCTCATATGTTTGAGAGAGTAGTACAG GGAGTGATGCTGGTGCACGGAGCCAAGATTGGCTTTTTCCAGGGAGACATTCGTTGGCTGACAGATGACCTGAACACCCTGAAACCTACCGTGTTCCCTGTGGTACCCCGACTCCTGAACAGAATGTATGATAAG ATCTTTGGGCAGGCCAACAACTCTCTGAAGCGCTGGCTGCTGGGATTTGCCtacaagaggaaggaggcagagatCATGAAAGGCATCGTGAGGAGAGACAGCATCTGGGATCGACTGATCTTCAGGAAGGTCCAG GCCAGCCTCGGTGGTCGCGTGCGCCTCATGATAACAGGAGCTGCTCCCATCTCTCCCActgtcctctccttcctcagagCTGCAATAGGCTGTCAG tTCTATGAAGGCTatggacagacagagtgcaCTGCTGGATGCACCTTGACCATGCCCGGGGACTGGAATGCAG GTCACGTCGGAGCGCCTCTGCCCTGTAACTTAGTTAAACTGGTGGACGTGCCTGAGATGAACTACCTGGCTGTAAACGGGGAGGGAGAg gtgtgtgtgaagggtcCTAACGTGTTCCAGGGCTATCTGAAGGAGCCCGAGAAGACTGTGGAGGCTATTGATGCAGATGGATGGCTTCACACTGGAGACATTGGAAAATGGCTTCCG AATGGCACTCTGAAGATCGTGGACAGGAAGAAGCACATCTTTAAGCTGGCGCAGGGCGAGTACATCGCCCCTGAAAAGATAGAGAATGTCTACACAAGGTGTGATGCAGTGGCCCAGGTCTATGTGCACGGAGACAGTCTGCAG GCATGCCTGGTAGCAGTGGTGGTTCCTGACCCTGACTTCCTGTCTAGCTGGACCAAGAGGACCTTGGGACTGGAGGGCAGCTACCAGGAATTGTGTGGCAGAGCG GAAGTCAAGGCAGCCATCATGGAAGACATGGTCCGAGTGGGCAGAGAAGGAGGCCTCAAGTCCTTTGAGCAG GTGAAGGCCATCTGCATCCACACTGAGCTGTTCTCCATCGAGAACGGTCTGCTCACTCCTACACTGAAGGCCAAGAGGAATGAAATGCGACAGCATTTCAGACCTCAGATAGACGAGCTGTACGCTGGGATTAAAATTTAG
- the st3gal5 gene encoding lactosylceramide alpha-2,3-sialyltransferase: MRFPKLCRANRCVLLLCMFLGFLALVIISPLLTDTKTTKPLNWHVDAAHKKQVHKHVHRVLEGQCRPGRTRKSLLARLPGSSYVTQPFLWKDVPLTSDLFQYPPPFGLQGLQGKIEDLLKKLPDSDSTHQPGNTSDKCRRCVVIGNGGILRGLELGPLIDRFDTIIRLNSGPLGEFSADVGNRTSIRMSYPEGTPLHWVDTDPHALFVAVVYKGVDISWTSAMISKLTVPLWDWLFFWQRVPDQLPLEPHRYRLLNPHVIRETALDLLKYPSPRRRLWGRDQNVPTIGVSALNLASLLCDEVSLAGFGYNLFQQGATLHYYDHLPMSAMLQQTTHNVGSETELLQSLVREGAITDLTGGIHNSFCPC, encoded by the exons ATGAGGTTTCCTAAACTCTGCAGAGCGAACAG gtgtgtgttgttgctgtgtaTGTTTTTAGGTTTTCTGGCTTTGGTCATCATCTCTCCACTGCTGActgacacaaagacaacaaaacctCTGAACTGGCACGTCGACGCAGCACATAAAAAG CAAGTGCACAAACATGTGCACAGAGTCCTGGAGGGTCAGTGTCGGCCTGGCAGAACCAGGAAGAGCTTGTTAGCTCGACTTCCTGGTTCCAGTTATGTGACCCAGCCCTTCCTGTGGAAAGACGTTCCGCTCACCAGTGACCTCTTCCAGTATCCACCGCCGTTTGGGCTCCAAGGGCTTCAGGGCAAAATAGAGGACCTGCTGAAGAAG CTGCCAGACTCTGACTCCACGCACCAGCCAGGAAACACGTCAGATAAATGTCGACGCTGTGTGGTCATTGGAAATGGCGGCATTCTCAGAGGCCTCGAGCTGGGCCCACTGATCGACCGCTTTGACACCATTATCAG GCTGAACAGCGGTCCTCTGGGAGAGTTCAGCGCTGACGTTGGAAATCGAACCAGCATCAGGATGAGTTACCCAGAGGGCACACCGCTCCACTGGGTCGACACAGACCCACACGCTCTGTTTGTGGCTGTGGTGTATAAAGGTGTGGACATCAGCTGGACCTCTGCTATGATCAGCAAGCTCACTGTG CCCCTGTGGGACTGGCTTTTCTTCTGGCAGAGGGTTCCGGATCAGCTCCCTCTTGAACCTCACAGATACAGACTGTTAAACCCGCATGTCATTAGAGAGACTGCATTGGACCTGCTGAAATACCCTTCACCAAGAAGACGCCTGTGGGGCAGAGACCAG AATGTGCCAACCATTGGTGTCTCGGCACTGAACTTAGCCAGTCTGCTGTGCGACGAGGTCAGCCTGGCAGGCTTTGGCTACAACCTcttccagcagggggcgacacTGCACTACTATGACCACCTGCCCATGAGCGCCATGCTGCAGCAGACCACGCACAATGTGGGCAGCGAGACTGAACTCCTGCAAAGCCTGGTCAGAGAGGGAGCCATCACTGACCTGACGGGGGGGATTCACAATTCCTTCTGCCCCTGCTGA